One Drosophila subpulchrella strain 33 F10 #4 breed RU33 chromosome 2R, RU_Dsub_v1.1 Primary Assembly, whole genome shotgun sequence genomic window, TACGGCATTGACTAggaatttgttaaaaattctTTTGGTAATTCCTTTTCAAAAGATGTTTTTACActggaaaaattaaaatatttcaagaacTGCTCTAAGATAAtgttccattttaatttaccACCGTATATGTTTACCGAAAACGAAAAGTAAGGgtctttgtattattttgacataaATGATCGCTCCAATgggagctatatgataaagtcgtccgaatttttaaaatgatattcccattttttaagaatatttatTTGATCATTCCTGtggaagctatatgatatagttgtccgatccggcttatatactacatgcaacagaaataagacttttgggaaggtttcaCACCGATAGCCTTAGAACTGAGAGAATAGTTTGATTAGAAACGGACAGATGGACGGAAAGGCAAGGTCTATCTCTGTTACTAACACAGGTAACTCTATTTTGCCTAATGAATATACAAAAAGTTAGTAAACAAATGGAACATaaaattgaacaatttaaaccAGCTTTTTTTTGCCAGTGTACTAGTTAAGCCTTCTGTATCACAGCTTTGCAATTTCCGGCATGTCAATACAGAGCGTGAATTCGGCGTAAAATTCCTAGTAATCCGTCGCCTCCATTCCAGATCAAGGACATCACGAGGAACATCCGCAAGGCTGTTGTGGCCACCACGCTGTCGGAGTTGCGGGTGAAGGTGTCGGTGAAATTTGAGCGGGCTCAGCCGGCGATTCACCTGGATTGCGATGGCACCGAGGTCGACGATGAGGAGTACTTCAGCACTCTGGAGCCGAATGCCGAATTGATTGCCGTCTTCCCCGGCGAGCAGTGGCGCGATGTGAGTTGCTTTGCCCCTTTATCCCGGCTTTACCTCTTTACCTCTTTCAAATCCAAATCCATAtacttttccattttccatttgccCCATAGCCCAGCGACTATAATGCCAATCTGCGTCGCACATCGCTGGATGCTCAGCGGTTGAGGCAGCTGGTGAGCAAACTGCAGCCCAACTATATGAACGATGATGATTTGGACAAGCTGTCGAACATGGATCCCAATTCATTGGTGGATATCACCGGACGGGAGCCCAAGGACAGCGAGTACTCGGCGAGAAGCGATGCCGCCAGGATATCCACGGAGTTGTCCTGCTAAAGGGAGTCAGTACCCCCAACGAAAGAACTGTGTGAATTGAGATGTATATAGGGAATTTGTACGAGTTTATATGGCTAGCCGGAGTATTTTTGGAAAACGTTTTGATGACGGCACTTGAAGCGACCGATTTGGATGATGGTTGTACCGTGGGGTTTTATCTCTATAACCGTAGATCCTGAGAGTTGTGTATTTTTCGAGCCCACATTGTCGTAGAGCAACTCACCTTGAATGTCTATTACCAGCCGCTAGTTGTTCCTAGACCAATAGCCAATGTATGAGCCAAATCCTGGAGAGGGCCTCAAAGGCCGATCTGCAGTCTTAGATAACCTTATCCTCACCTCAGTCAGCGGACGATCAACGAATTGCATCATAGATCTGATCTAGGCAaatagatataatatattttccatAGCAGTATCCTTGTGAATGTCACACGAAAACCACTTTGGGTTATTAGGGAGCAACTAAAATGTACTGTAATTGAATCTCAATTAAATCAATTAGCAATTGAATAAATGTTCACCCTAGGCACATGAAAAGAGTTTTTacctttttttgtatttaagcTGCATCAATGAACAAGCACAATTTGCTGCACTATTCAAAGAGGTAATCGAAACCTgaattttattcaatttaaatttacgtTGTGTCCACAGGAATCAATTGAAAATTGTAAtgtgtaatttaaaaaaaagaaacaaaagagaaataaataaatggatAAATGTGTGAAAATTACTTTTtatcaaaacaataaaattcgATTTTTTCTGCTGACTGGGGCTACTTTTCCGGATTTATTGTGCTCGATAAAAACTACTTTGCGAGTAGTTTTCACTTTCAAGGATAAGCAACTTTGGCAAAAATAATTccatttttgttgttgcttgctTTGGAAAATGTAAAAAGCCCCCACATCAATACTTTTATTAAGCCAGAGGTAAGTACTTTAAACATTTTCTAATATCTTAAGCTTACTGAATAATTCCTGCTACCAATTGAAGTGCTATTAATCGGATGCATTAGGTGTTGAAAACGAAAGCTATTTAAAGTGCACTTTCATTCAACAGTAGCAGTTCCTCGGCTTTAAAGATAACTTTTAATTATTCGAAGAGCCTTAGCATTCCATTCAGAGTCCTGTCTTTTATTGGCCTTACCAGCACTTTTCAGACATCCCAGACGTTttatatctccatttccattgAAATGCTTACTCTCAGATGGAAACAAATCTAGAGAGCCA contains:
- the LOC119551544 gene encoding uncharacterized protein LOC119551544 yields the protein MAEMNAETRQDGMPQGAKEKEEEDGAAAAAGAGALVGPEDGDPDTRTVAPPPPRQRTLTRTAELDADCEDIDLDADVDDAADSITLELALSPHSSSTPTPSPTTADEDFAQLDNSKPFKIKDITRNIRKAVVATTLSELRVKVSVKFERAQPAIHLDCDGTEVDDEEYFSTLEPNAELIAVFPGEQWRDPSDYNANLRRTSLDAQRLRQLVSKLQPNYMNDDDLDKLSNMDPNSLVDITGREPKDSEYSARSDAARISTELSC